The following coding sequences lie in one Acetonema longum DSM 6540 genomic window:
- a CDS encoding AAA family ATPase — MKVSRIRIENLKRFKTLDIDVRNKMTGDIANQFLILGDNGTGKTTVLQAVALCLSMISGKIRSISEFDWQGWVPGRYEKWGKPLIELDIHFSDEEIQTTRTVAQKWLELRKPPSKVLPGERKMLTVRLHGEWIEAEDEAGKKKKEYLYQFKGRFYAADLIKTSYWARDYFPKLPGLFWFDQYRNLATSPLQEVEENQSGRVSYDIGVARLRRYLNGWKLNQLAGEDGGPDWLQELENSYKKVFPGRSFRGLEPMFKSGNPTPEEYYFTLSDGNRSYDIEEMSAGEQSIFPMLFEFVRMQIRNSVVLIDEVDLNLHPPLAQSLLNSLPNIGLDCQFLLTTHSESISSLCSPEEIYRLSGGKLCL, encoded by the coding sequence ATGAAGGTTTCGAGAATACGAATTGAAAACCTTAAGCGATTTAAGACTTTAGATATTGATGTTAGAAACAAAATGACAGGGGATATTGCCAATCAGTTTCTGATTCTTGGTGATAATGGAACGGGTAAAACTACTGTATTACAGGCAGTGGCATTATGTTTATCAATGATATCTGGAAAAATAAGAAGTATATCAGAATTTGATTGGCAGGGTTGGGTACCAGGTCGTTACGAAAAGTGGGGTAAACCTTTAATCGAACTGGATATTCATTTTTCGGATGAGGAAATACAGACAACTAGGACGGTTGCCCAAAAATGGTTGGAACTTAGAAAGCCGCCTAGTAAAGTACTTCCTGGTGAAAGAAAAATGCTTACGGTCCGCCTACATGGAGAATGGATCGAGGCAGAAGATGAAGCAGGCAAAAAGAAGAAAGAATACTTATATCAATTCAAAGGTAGATTTTATGCTGCAGATTTAATCAAAACGTCATATTGGGCAAGGGATTATTTTCCTAAGCTGCCTGGGCTGTTTTGGTTTGACCAATATAGAAACCTGGCAACTTCACCACTTCAGGAGGTAGAAGAAAATCAGTCAGGAAGAGTATCATATGATATCGGGGTTGCACGCCTACGCCGCTATTTAAACGGTTGGAAATTAAATCAGTTAGCTGGAGAAGATGGCGGTCCAGATTGGCTACAGGAGCTTGAGAATAGTTACAAAAAGGTTTTTCCAGGAAGATCATTTCGCGGATTAGAACCCATGTTCAAGTCTGGTAATCCCACTCCAGAGGAATACTATTTCACCCTATCGGATGGTAACAGAAGCTATGATATAGAAGAAATGTCAGCTGGTGAGCAGTCGATATTCCCTATGCTATTTGAATTTGTTCGGATGCAGATAAGGAACTCGGTAGTGCTCATAGATGAAGTTGACCTAAACCTTCACCCTCCATTGGCACAGTCCCTTCTTAACTCATTGCCGAATATTGGTTTGGATTGCCAATTCTTGCTTACAACGCACTCCGAATCGATTTCATCACTATGCAGTCCCGAAGAGATTTATCGCCTTAGTGGAGGTAAATTATGCCTGTAA